The region CCGACCTAAAACTGGCAGGCACGCTCGGGGTCTGACTGACGAAATGTAATATAATCCCACAGataatatcaaataatttccCATCTCTCTTCGATCGATCGACGAAGGATCgatcaattttatttgtgAGAGAATTGACAATATTCTCAAAACAATCCCCGGCCCCAATTGCCGTACCAGTGTAAGTATTCGACTCACTTTGATCAGCGACCATCAGTTCAAATTTGAGGTAATTTCAGCTTTATTAGCCTAAAgtaattatttgaaatcttTCACTAATTGAAAACTGTAACTTGATCATAATTGGAAGGAATCACTCACACCCGTAATTGGGCATGAGCAAAAACGCAACTGAgactaatttttcattttgaataacagAGTTAAAGGTCCAATGACCTCTGATTtggaatttctcattttttggTTTCGATAAACTAATTAGATACCTCTTTACAACTCAGTGTCActattttttggttttcgcGAACATATTCGGAAAAGTCGGGTCTTAAAATACTTCATCGAACATATCCATGAAAGGTAGTTAATTTTTTGGCCACAACTAACGGTGTGGCGCTTTTATTTTGTGACGTAGTTTCCGACAAACTTGATTCAGACTTTCGCGGATGGGAATGAATCGCCTCTACCTGGAAGTGTTTATAGTCGGTTCTCCCGCATTTTACGGATTTAGGTCTGCctgcagagtttccagaacctgtcatgtcagggccCAAGACCTGACAGGTTGATTccctaaaatgaaaatcgttaTGAGTGAACCGATGATAGGCGATTAGAAGACATGATAGGCGCGGATTTAGAACACATGATAGCAGATGAGAACACAAAGAACATATTGTAGTACTTTctgaatatattcaaaaacaaaaaacaaactatgatgtgttatgaattaattagggtttctgctgctttcgcagaaaccctcttgtaattctgttgattattattattattattattattattattattattaattttcccctttccagccaaaaatttttcataaaatgtaactcctctcagattcgactactAGCAGCTTATAAAcctaattttcaattatgaaagaaatataactcagcgCCTGACCATTTCCAATTTGCGTATtataattgattatgaattaatcccgCGTAATTATTTGGTCTAAACAGGAAATAAGAATGTCGCAAGAATCATCATCCATTGATAAATGTACATCGTGAAAAGCCTGCAAATTACCCGACGACCTTGAGCTTCAAAATAAATCACGGATTCGGATTTATAAATCGGGGTTCGACCTACGACATCCATTCAATGTTTTCAGATTTCGTGCGCATGCGTCAATTTAGCTCGGAcgccattttctttattttacaACGTGCGACGCCACTCTACGTTACTTGCATTTTTACGACTTTGTTGTGTGTTTCTGTGACCAATCTTCAGAgaggtatgtatatataacggTTAGGCCtaatatgatgtatttttcCACGTAATCTGACGACTGGTATTAAAAGCCGACCGGAATTCGTCTTGATCCGCGCGTTGTGGTAGCAGTCGGGTCTGGTTGGTGTGAGATCGATATCGAATCCCGCATGACTTACGCATAGAAGTAGCTTTTAAAAGGCCAAATTTGGGCTAGGTGTTAAGGTTGACCCAATGCGTATGATTTAATAATAGTGTTTGTGGTATGGGTAGAAAatatttaggcctatatagacAGCAgcttaaatattgaataatgggATTTGAACTGCActagtgtgtgtgtgtctgtgtgcgAGAGCAGGGAGCACTCCATCTCCCTGACCCTGTGACTTATGATTAAGCCACCCGATTCTGCTGAATGCGAACAAGTCATCAGGTTTTCGTGAATGTGAATAAATACTATAAGAAGGGACTGCCAATTTTAATGAACACAGAAATATCTTAATTGAAATCGTATGTCAgctaatttcaaattgaaggcCTATTATACATAAATTACAGTACACTCCGCCCACTCATGTCAGACCATTTGGGAGTGTAAAAATGTATCCTGCTTTCTGGATCTGATTCAAGCTTAAGTCTACTGTTTGTATATTCAATCTACCTAGGCCCATAGGCCTAATTGTGCCTGCCTAATTATTGGGGAAATCGACAATGTCAGGTTCTTGAATTTCTCGACTGATGGCGCTAGTTAGAACTGGATATTGGTACCTAAATCTGCCATGTTCTAGtttatttgcaataaaaatctggCCTCTCAATTTTTTAGTAGGCAGTAGTTATTTTACTGGATCTGGTCACTGACTTCTGAACGCTATTTTGCAAAATATTGTCTCTAAATTGGCTGATTTACTACGCACATGCGCAAAGAGGTGCGCGGCTTAGATAATTGGAAGgaagtgtggagaacagagtttACCCGGACCAGTGAATTACTAGCCTAGTGTCTTCCTATTAGATCACAGAGCTCATTGAAAACCATCCGAATGTTTTAGCTACAtttagcctcacctaaccctaaccctatccctacTTGTGAAATCGAACCCTGtggaccctcttctcaccctctTGACACTAACCCTATCCAAACCCTTaccctaaacccaataaaatgatttaattgttacataataaatggatttggcaaaatagcgttcAGAAGTCGGTGACCGGATCCAGGTTAAATATGCACTTCCTTTTTAGTAAGTGTATTTTACGTACATACATCATCACGTTTAATCCTTTAAGTATGATATCCTGGAAATCTGTTAGATTGGACAAAACGtcaaaaattttccaaaaatcacaaatttagtgaaaaaaaatgctcattaaaaacttgaagcgagagatctttattgcaaatcaacaaaacaaggtggatttaggttccaatttccggttctgactagtGCCATCATACGAGTAATtccagaacttgaatttgttgaTATTTGTATTGGCATCATTCCTTTTCTAAAACGGAACCTGACGACCAATTATTCAATTtcctatttatttatttttttaaacaagaCTCATCATGCAGGTATTCCCCGCAACAACAGGTTTCAGAGGGAAGACCAcccttttatttttgtttcaacccATCTTAAAATGAGCCACCAATCGGTAATCGGGCGAACCATAATAGTGTTCACTGCCTGTTTTAATACTCGTCGTTGCACATTTGTTCAGGATACTACGTCTAGCCTATGTGGGTTATAGGGTTTATTCCAAAAGTTTGCAAACAAAATCCAGTTAATTTGTTTAGTTTTGGAGACATTTTTGATGCATTGTTTTCaacacattttattcaattttcttccaatcttGCCATCAACCAAACCCAGCGGAGCTATCACAGCTGACAGGCTGCTTGTTCAACACACCATACCTATTTGTAGCAGGTGTCACCTATTGTTTCGAAATTTTAGAGAAAGTTCCTACAGGCTGATTAATAATGCTGTGATAATGTTTCTTTTGTGATAGGTCACATACTTGATACTTGTTGATACTTGAAATAGGATATTGATCAGTACATTACTCATCATGCCTAAAAGGAAAAGAAGAGCTGGTAGCTTTCAGCCGAAGAAGGTAAGACCCTCTTTTCATAGGCAAATGTTAATCTTCTAGTAAGAAGTATGTAGGCCTTTTTTCCGagtaaaaaattcattaagCTGTTCATCACATGTGTTAGCTGCGCAATATTTTGGTGCCTGATTTTGGtattttatcagaaaaaaCCATATCAGTAAATCATAAACCAGTTGCTTAGAGGGTGTGTAACTGACCAGTGTCGTATCATCCCTGGTTCTTGTTGAGATAATTATAagctattgaattgaattgaactcattagaaaattctacgaacgtatagtgaatgaattttttttctattttcagaagGTGGAGGTGGTTGGAGTTCCCTCAGCCCTAACTGGACAAAACAGAGAGATGAAAAAAGGAtcaatggaaaaaaattatgaaaaatctcAAGATGAAGACTACAGaagagttgaaaatgaaatcttaaATGAAAACCTAAAAAACGctcaaaatgaaaactttaacGAAACGCAAAAAGAAAACTCTGATAACAATCAAAACAAGAAGTATGAagtgaaaatcaatgaaaactttGAACCAAAAACTAATGAGAACTATGAATTGAatgcaaatgaaaaagatgaaatgaaaatgactgaaaaacatggaatgaaaatgaatgaaaaatatgaaatgcatATGAATGGAAACTATGAtttgaaaacaaatgaaaaagatgaaatgaaaatgactgaaaaacatgaaatgaatattaatgAGATCTATGATCAGACTATGAATCAAAATTGTGGAACTAATTCGAATGAAGATATGACAAAAAACAAAGTTGAGACAATTGAAGTGAAATCAGTTTTTTGTGACTTCAATCATGACAACTGTGATACGATTATGCATGACAACTATGATAAGACTAAACAAGGCAACTATGATAAGGCTATATATGGAATCTGTGAAAAGATTACACTTGACAACTGTGATAAGATTCAACATGATAACGCTGGTCACAATATACATGAAacctcatcgaaaatgaaagctGACTCATCTATTCAACCAATTTCGAGTATGATTTCGTGTAGAGATTGTGATGGCAATTTTGGTAACAGTGAGTCATGTTTAAGTGCTGAGAATATGAGATGTTCATCAATTCATGGAAATTTCCACCAGGGTCATCCAAAATACGATATTCATTCAGGTAAGCAATGTAACAAATGcattagctgcaatgattcaTGCATCAAATAAAGCTGTAATAAACTGGATGCCTCATGATATTGATTCAGTATTGAATATTGGAAATGATTTATACGCAACATTGACTAATATGAATACAATAacaaatatgtatttattgatcAGTGAGCTACCAACTGCTGTTGAGATTGGAAATTCCATTTATAATGTGACTGTTGGATCCCCTCAAGTTGCTATATCTGAATTATCTGATGAAATGAGAGCTGGAAATTTTGGAATTATCAGTGAACTACATGAATGTTTGCACAATAATCTGCTTAATTACGACACATGCTTTATAACATTTGCTGGAAATACATTTTGTGTTTTAAAACAGGATGACATGTACTGGGTATTTGATTCACATTCGAGAGATGCATCAGGAATGATGACCGCTGATGGACATGCTGTATTAGTAAGGTACTCTTGTGTTAATTGTATTGTCAAACATTGTCAGAATCTTGCAGCTTCAATGAATCAGAGGCAACCAATAcagtatgaaattacagtGGCTTCTATCAACCATGAAATTGAAACTACTGTAGAGAATAGCATTATCGAAACAACGACTACATACTCTCCAAACTACCAACAAACAAGTAGTGAAGATGAACTGCCCTATACAAACCCAAAAGTAGATGAATGCGATGTAATTGTTACTAGTGAATCCGTGCAGCATGATGATTTAATTTACAACCCACTAGAAAAAGGTCAGTGCAAAACATTATGCTCTATTCTAGGTATTCATTGTCGACCCTCAACTCTCGGATATGAATGTATGCCCAAATATGATGGACAACTCTACTCTCCATGTAATACGCAGAAAATTAAAGGCGATGGAAGCTGTTTTTTTCGGgcaa is a window of Tubulanus polymorphus chromosome 2, tnTubPoly1.2, whole genome shotgun sequence DNA encoding:
- the LOC141900778 gene encoding uncharacterized protein LOC141900778, with protein sequence MPKRKRRAGSFQPKKKVEVVGVPSALTGQNREMKKGSMEKNYEKSQDEDYRRVENEILNENLKNAQNENFNETQKENSDNNQNKKYEVKINENFEPKTNENYELNANEKDEMKMTEKHGMKMNEKYEMHMNGNYDLKTNEKDEMKMTEKHEMNINEIYDQTMNQNCGTNSNEDMTKNKVETIEVKSVFCDFNHDNCDTIMHDNYDKTKQGNYDKAIYGICEKITLDNCDKIQHDNAGHNIHETSSKMKADSSIQPISSMISCRDCDGNFGNSESCLSAENMRCSSIHGNFHQGHPKYDIHSG